CAGGGCGTGGCGGAGGGCGATCTCGGCCCGGTCGGCCGGTTGCCCGTCCAGCAGGGCGTCGACCGCCCGGTCGTCGTGGTGGGCGGCCAGCCCGCGGAGCGCGCCCTCGTGGTCCGGGCGGGCGCGGAGGGCTTTGCGCAGCCAGTGCAGCGCGATCGTCGGCGACGTGTGCCTGGTGGTGTTGGCGGCCTCCACCAGGGCGTCCGGGTCCGTCACGTGGTGGGCGCGCACGGCGAGCGGCACGCCTCGTTCCAGCAGTGCGCGTGCGGCGCGGTGGTGCGCGGCTTCCCGCTGCTCCGGGTCCATGGCCTCGTAGACGTGGCGTCGTTGGCTCGCGTACCTGAAGTGGCCGTCGGGGTCCAGCACCTCCGCGGCGGTCAGCCGTGCCAGCGCCCGGTGCGCGTCCTGCCGGGTCGTCCCCGCCACCGCCGCGACCAGGTGGGGATCGGCCGTGCCCAGGACCGCGGCCGCCTCGGCGATCCCGCGATCGTCCACGAGCGGGTGATGTTCCAGTGCGATCGGGTGAACCTCCACCACCTCTGCCGACGGCAGGAGGTCGTACCCGGGCCGGTGGGCCACGGCGACCAGCAGGTCGGCCGACGTGCGGTGGCGGGCCAGGCGGTCGAGCAGTTCCAGTGACGCGGGGTCGGCCAGGTGGGCGTCGTCGACCGCCAGGAGCAGGCCGGACGGTGTGGCGATCGCGTCGACCAGCTCGACCACCGCGCGCTGCACCCGGTGGCGCTCGGCGTCCAGACCGGGGGTCAGCACCGAGTGGAGCACCGCCCGGAGCAGCAGGACGGCGTCCTGCGCGGACGGGTCCAGGACGCCGACCGGAACCTGCCGCAACGCCTCGCGCACGGCCCCGAACGGCACCATCCGGTCCGCCTCGGTGGGGCGGACCACCAGGGCGGGGACATCGCGTTCCCGCGCCGAGCGGACCAGCTCCCCGAGGGCGGTCGACTTGCCCCGCTCCCCGATCACCCGGACCAGCCGCAGGCCGCGGGCCGGTGCCGAGAAGTTCCGTACGACGGGCTGTTCGCCCAGGTCAAGTGTGCTCATTCGCTCCTCCCGGGAGGAGGAGTCCCGGGGGCACGACCGAATACAAGCGATCAGTACAAGTGATCACGGAATGCATGGTCGGCGAATGGTCGTTCACCCGAGTGGGGTAGTGCGGCGCTGGAGTGTCCTGGTTCGGCGGCTGTGTGGTCGCGCTCTCACGCCACCACCGACCACCCGCTGTCGTGGATGGTCGCCGGCCGACGGGCACCGGCTTACGACGGCGGACCGGGCAGGGTGGCGGGCTGGGCTGGGCGGCAAGCAGGGCTGGGCGGCGGGCCGGGCTGGGCTGGGCGGCGGGGCAGGGTGGCGGCTGGGCAGGGTGGCGGCTGGGCAGGGTGGCGGCTGGGCAGGGTGGCGGCTGGGCAGGGTGGCGGCTGGGCAGGGTGGCGGGCCGCAGACCAGGCCAAGCCGCGAGCCGCGCCGAGCGCCGGATCGAGCCGGGCATCGGGCCAGGCGGGCATCGGGCCAGGCGGCGAACCAGGCCAGACCGCGAGCCGCGCCAAGCGCCGGGCCGGACCGGGCCAGGCCGGGCCGCGCTGAGCGACAAGCCGCGCCGAGCGCCGGGCCGGGCCGAGCCGCGAGCTGGGCCGGGCGCCGAGCCAGGCGCCGGGCCAGGCGCCGGGCCGGGCGGTGTTGGTGGGCTCCGCGCTGGTCCGGGGCCCACCAACGTGCCGCCCGCGCCGCCCGCCTACCCGACCACCCCCACCGATCAGCGGTGGCGGCGTTCGAAGTCGGTGAAGGCGGCCTCCTGCGCCCACTGCAGCTTCGCCTTGGGGTTGCGCTCCAGGAACGCCCGGCACGATGCGCTCGGCCTCGGCGACCCGGCCCGGTCGCGGGCGCAGGCACCGGTGAGCACGTAGTCGTCCGGGCCTCGCCACAGGCGCTCGCCTTCGAGGAAGGCGTGGTCCAGCGAGGTGCGGGCGATGGTCTTCAACGACCGGTAGCCCAACCGGTAGTCGGTGGTGGCCCGGACGTACTCGCGGGTCAGGTCGGTGCGGGAGATGCCCTCGTCGTCGGTGGCCAGGGTGATCGGCACGCCGAACGCCCGGTAGGTCGGGAACGGGTGCTCCTCGCCGGACACCTCTAAAATCTGGGCGTTGCTGGTCAGCGGGCTCTCCACCATCACGTGCCGCTGGCGCATGGTGCGCATCAGCGCCGGCCAGCGGTCCTCGTGCAGGACGTCCACGGCGTGGCCGACGCGCTCGGCGTGGCCGACCTCCACGGCCTCGCGGATGTGGTAGGTCAGCTCCTCGGGCTTGACCAGGCCGGGTGCCAGCTCGCCGGCGTGCAGCGTGATGTGCCCCTTGGCGTAGGCACCGCGCAGGTGGTCCAGCATCCTCATGTGCAGCCGGTAGTCGCGGAGGGCCACCTCGGCGTCCTCCGGCTGCACCAGGTTCAGCGCGACGTTGCGGTGGTCCGCCTCGGCCAGCTCGAAGCCGTAGACCATGTAGGTGAACACCACGGCCGGGTCGTTGGTGCGACCCACCTGGTGGATGTAGCGCAGGGTCACCCCGCAGCCCGGTGACGCCTGCGCGGTGCCGCAGCGCAGCAGCTCGCGGTAGCGGGCCTCGTCGCGGTCGGTCTCCTGGCGGGCCGCCGCCACGATCGCGGCCAGCCTGCCGTCGGCCAGGACGCGCCGGCGCAGCTCGGCGAAGTCCTCGGTGAACTCGATGCCCCGGGCCAGCTCGAACACCGCGGAGCCCTGCCGGGTGGTCATGGTCTCCATGTACGACTCGCGCTGCCTGCCCGCCTTGTCGAGCACGTCGGCCAGCATCTCGGGGCGGTGCGGGCCGGTGATGGCGCCGGTCTTGCCGAACGCGGCGAAGAAGTGGTCGTGCCCGCTCTCCCCTCCCCCGGGTTGGAAGCCCTCCATCGACCACGCGCCGATCACCTCGGCGCGGAACGCCGGGTCGCCCTGCGCGTCCGCCGCCGGGCGCTGCTCCGGGCCGCACGGGCCGGCGGCGGCCACGTGGGTGGTCACGTGGATGCACATGCCGTCCTGCGCGGCGAGGTCGATCAACGTCTCCGTGGTGACGGCGCCGGACAGGTGGGTGTGCAGGTCGCCGCCCTTGGGTAACTCGCGCAGGAACGCGTCGAGGCGGGCCGGGTCGGCGCGGATCGAGTCGAGGTGGCGCTCGACCGCGACCTCCGGCGGCGTCGTCGCGGACGCCGGGGGCGCGCCGGCGAGCGCACCCGACGCGAGCAGTCCGACGGCCGCGACCGCCGGTCCGACTGAGCTGGTCCGAAGTGTGCGCACGATTGCCTCCGGGGACGTCGTGTGATCCACCACCATTGAGCCGTGGCGTCGGCGATGGCGCAATCGATCTAGGAATGTTCACGGAAAAGTGTGGCACCGCGCAGGTTTCAACCGCTCTCCGTGCACAAAGGACGATTACGAACGAAGCAGCGGAACAACACCGACGAATGAAATCACCAGGTAACCGGCAGTGAGGTCAGGCCGCCGGTCAGGGCGTCCTGGCGCATCGTCAGCTCCTCCAGCGGCACGGCCGGCCTCATGTCCGGGAACCGGACGGGCAGGCGCGAGAAGACGGCCTGCAACTCGATGCGGGCCAGGGGCGCGCCGATGCAGTAGTGGGACCCGTGGCCGAACGACAGGTGGTGCGCGGCCCGGCGGGTCACGTCCACCCGGTTCGGGTCGGGGAAGACCTCCGGGTCGTGGTTGGCCGCGCCGATGTCGAGCAGCACCAGGTCACCGGTCTTGACCGCCACGCCGTCGATCTCCAGGTCGGTCCGCGCGTACCGCGGCACCCCTCCCCCGCTGGTGCCCGGGATGCGCATGATCTCGTCGACCGCGTTCGGGACCAGGTCGGGGTCGTCGCGCAGCGCCCGCCACTGGTCGGGGTTGGCCAGCAGCCCCAGCGCGCCCATGCCGATCTGCACGACCGTCGTCTCGTGCCCGGCGAAGAGCAGCGACATCGACAGCACCGCGGCTTCCTCGTCGCTGACGTCCTCGTCCTGGCACAGCCGCGAGAGCACGTCGTCGCCCGGCTCGCGGTGCTTGCTCGCGATCAGCTGCCTGCCGTACTCGTACAGCTTGCCCAGGCCCTCCAGGGACCGGGCGCCGTCGCGGATGTCGCCCGCCGCCTCGCTCCAGGCCCGGAAGTCGGCGCGGTCGGCGTAGGGCACTCCGATCAGCTCGCAGATCACCAGGATGGGCAGCGGCAGCGCGAGCGCGTCGTTCAGGTCGACCGGCGGGGTGCGGCGCGCCATCTCGTCGATCAGCTGCTCGGTGATGGCCTCGACGCGCGGTCGGAGCGCGCGCATGCGGCCGGGCGTGAAGTGCGGTTGGAGCAGGCGCCGCAGGCGGGCGTGGTCGGTGCGTTCGGTGTCGAAGTCGCCCATCGGGCCGCCGAACAGCGCCGACGCGCCGGCGCGGGCCGCGGTCTCGGGGGCGGGGTGGGCCCGGCCCAGCCGGTCGTCCGAGAGCAGGGTGCGCACCAGGTTGTAGTCGGTGACCAGCCAGCCCTCGTCACCGACCACCGTGCGGATCCGGTGCACGGAGCCGCTGCCGATCAGCTCGCTCAGCGCGGGCGGGAAGCGGAGCGGGTCTTCCTGGGTGAAGGGCAGCTGGACGGTCATGGTGACCCCCGTGGTGTTCCACCTCTGGTCGTTGGGTACCCGGCGACGGTATTGCGGACTTCCGCACCCAACAAGGAACCTGGCGTGGAACGACCCGTCCGGCGGAGCGGGTGCACCCGCTGCGGGGAGGCTTCGCCGGACGAGGCGACAGGGCCGGGGTGACAGGGCCGATGCGACCGGGCCGGGGTAACTGGGGCCGGGGTGACTGGGGCCGCAGCGACCGGGCCGACGCGATCGGGCCGACGCGACCGGGGCTGACACGACCGGGGCCGACGCGACCGGGGCCGGGGCGACCGGGCCGACGCGACCGGGGCTGATACGACCGGGGCCGGGGCGACCGGGCCGATGCGCCGCCGGGCGAACTCCGCAGTCGAGTCGCCGCTCAGGCCACCGCGCTCACCGGGCGGCCGGCCTGGCCGGGCGATCCGCCCGCGAAATCCACCCGACCCGACCTGACCTGACCGCCCGCCCGCGCCACCCACCCGCGTGACCAGCCCAACCAAGCGGCCCGGCCACGTGGCCGGGCCGCCGGGCGACGTACGCGGTCAGGCGCGGACGCGGGGTGGCATGGCCGCGGGCGGTTGCTGGCGCCAGGCGCGGACCGCCACCCGAACGGGTAGCGCCGCGGTGATGACAGCACCGAGCGTGATCAGGGCTGGTGACGCCAGGGTCACCCCGGCGATGATGGTCACCAGGCCCAGCGAGTAGGCGGCGAGCAGCACCACTGCCGACCGCACCGGCTTCGGGACGCGCACCGCCGAGCGGGCGCGGGCGAGCCGGGCGGCGAAGCGGGGGTCGTCGGCGGCCAGTTGTCGCTCGATCTCCGCCAGTGCGCGTTGCTCGTGGTCCGAGAGTCCCATCGTCGCGCTCACCTCCACGTCGTCCGGTCCGGTGCGGTCCCCCTGTCGAGTGTTACCCCGGATCAGGCGGGCCGGCTACCGCGCGACGTTCACTCGATTCCGGCGTAAGAGCGCAGGCCGACCGCGACGAGGTCGACGAAGAACAGGTCGACCAGCACCACGACCAGCCCGGCGACGTTGATCCAGGCCGCCGGACCGCCCTTCCAGCCGGCGGTGCCGCGCTTCGGCGCGCGGGCGCTGAACAGGTGCAGCGCGCTGACCACCCCGGAGAGCAGGAACACGCCGCCGGCCATGATCGCGGTGGCGACGTGGATGGCGATCCGGTACGAGCGCGATGAGGGTCACGCCGCACCGCCCGGGGCAGCGGCGGCAGACCGGCCAGGCGGACGAGGCGGGCCCTCGATCGCGCCACCCGGCCCCAACCCGCCCGTGCTCGTGCCCCGGCACCGCACCCACCCCGGCACGGCTCAGCGCGTCGGACGCCCCCGGAGCCGCGCACCGGGCACGCAGTGCGCCACCGGCCGAATGACACGACCCGCGTCCCGCACGGTGGACGGCCTTGAGGGGGTGCCCCGGCGTTGGGATGCTGCGAACCATGAGCCAGCCACTCGTCGTCGGCACCCTGGTCGGCAACCCCCGCCCAGCGTCCCGCACGCGCACCGCCGCGCTCGCCCTGTCCGAGGCGGTCCGCCGCGCGGCGGGCACCGCGGTGGCCCCCGACGGGCCGCTGGTGGACGCGGCGGAGCTGGCGCCCTCGGTGTTCGAGCCGGGCGCGACGGCCGTGCGGGAGGCGTTGGACCGCCTGGCGGCGGCCGACGTGCTGGTGGTGGCGTCACCGACGTACAAGGCGACGTACACGGGTCTGCTCAAGGCGGTCCTCGACCAGGCGCCCGGCAACTGGCTGCGCGGCCGGACCGCGGTGCCGCTGCTGGTGGCCGCCGCCGACCGGCACGCCCTGGCCGTCGAGCTGCACCTCAAGCCGCTGCTGGCGGAGCTGGGCGCGGCCGTGCCGGGGCGGGGCGTGTTCGTCAACGAGGCCGAGCTGGCCGCGGACCGGGAGGAGCTGGTCGTCCTGCTCGGCGACCGGCTGGTCGAGGCGGGGTGGTTCGCGACACCGGTGGGGGTGGCACCATGACCGACCTGCGCACGGCGCTGCGCGACTTCCCGCAGGCGGTGGGCATCGTCACCGCGGCCGGCGCCGAGGGCCCGGTGGGGGTGACGGTCAGCTCGTTCACGTCCGCGAGCCTGGACCCGCCGATGGTCGTGGTGTGGATCGGCGAGGGCGCGTCGGCGTGGCCGGTCCTGCGCACCGCGCCCCTGTTCGCGGTCCACCTGCTGCACGCGGGCCAGACCGCCCTGTCCGACCTGTTCGCCACCGCCGGCGCGGACCGCTTCGGCCCGGCCACGAACTGGACCGCCGACGTCGACGGCGTGCCCCACCTGCTGGACGCGCCGCTGCGCCTGCTCTGCCGCACGGCCCGCCGGATCGCCGTCGGCGACCACGTGGCCCTGGTGGGCGAACCGCTGGAGGTCCGGCACCACACCGGCAGCCCGCCGCTGGTCCGCTTCCGCGGCCGGTACACCTCGGTCGCCTGACCCGCACCGCGCGGGTCAGGCGACCGGGCGGTCAGGCGTTGGGGTCGAACGGGATGCCGCTCGGCTTGGCCTGGGACAGGTTGTGGTTGAACGCGCTGTCCTTGATCGCCAGGCTCGCGCTGCCGAAGTCGGCGTTGACCAGGATGTCGCGGATGCCGGCCGGGTAGCCGTCCCAGCTCACCAGGTCCGGGTACTGCCAGGTGCCGTAGTGGTTCTCGGGCGCCTCGCTCGCGCTCGCCAGGCGGAAGCAGTGGGTGCTCAGGCCGTCCTTGTGGTAGACGATCTTCGGGTGCGTGCCCTCCCAGGCGACCTGGGAGCGCGGGTAGGTCGAGTACTTGCCGTGCGCGGAGGTGGAGACGTACTGCGCCTGGTCGTTGCTGACCCACACCACGACGTGCTCGATGTCGTGGCGGTGCCCGCAGCAGTCGATGCCCGCGACGGCCTGGTCCTTCTCGAAGTACAGGTCGTAGAGGTAGGCGCACCAGCCGTTGTTGCACTTGGAGCGCGAGTACGAGTTGGTGTTGTCCAGGTCGGACTGGTCGCGGCACTGGCCGTTGAGTGCGCCGGAGTTCTTCAGGCCGGTGGCCACCGCGCCGGTCGGCGAGATCGCCGGGGTCGGGTAGCAGCCGTCGGTGTCGTAGTCGAACGCGGGCTGCCACTTGGCGTCGGCGGCCGCGGCGTTGCCCGGCAGGGCCTGCGGCGGGTCGGCCCAGGCGGCACCCGGCACGAGCACCGCGAGCAGGGTGGCGCCCGCCAGCGCGCTCAGCAGTCTCCTGGCGGTCCTCCCCGCGCGGGAAGTGCTCCGGGCGCGGTCCGTCATGCGGTCGGTCACGACCATGCTCTCCATCCGGTGTCGAGCGGCAGGGACTTCGGTGGCCGGTTCGCGGAGATCACCGGCCGGCACGAGGTTCCCGAGCCCGCGCCGACACCGTCAACCCGCCGATGGTCGCCCGGCGGCGAACAGGCGGCGAACATCCGGGGGTGGGTCGTCCCGGGAAGAACCGGGACGACCCACCCCCGTCCGGGAATCCCGGTCAGCCGACCCGGTACGCCCGGATCACGGTCTGCTCGACGGCGTTGCCGTCGGCGTCGGACGCCCTGGCGCGCAACGAGGCGAACGCGCCCGCCGGGTTGTCCACGGTCGCCGTCCAGCCCGCGCCGTCCCGGGTGAGCGGGGCGGGCGCCCAGGTGGCGCCGTCGTCGAACGAGACCTCCAGCTCAAGCGACCGCGTCTCGTGCGGCCCGTCCTGCCTGCTCACCGCGACCGGGAAGGAGAACCGCCCGGCCGGTGCCGCGTTGTGCAGGTCCACGGCGGGCGCGTAGCCCACCGACAGCAGCGGCAGGGCCCCGCCCGGTCCCTGGCGGAACCCGGAGCGGAACGTCCAGGTGCCGCTGACCCTCGTGGACAGCGGCCACCACGGCGCCTCCCGGCTGACGTCGGCGGTGAGCCGGTAGGTGGCGTCCTCGACCGGCAGCACGAACACGCCGCGCCCCGGCTGGTCCTGCGTGCCGACGACGCGGCCGTCCCGGTGCAGGGCGGTGGAACCCCTGTCGTAGCCGAAGAACGGCTCGGCCGCCCTGGCGTGCCCGGCCGCGTCGGTGAAGAAGGGCACCGTGACGTCGAGCAGGTAGCCGGTGCGCCAGACCCACGGGTGGTCCCGGCCCAGCTCGTTGTCGGTCGTGCCGGTGAACCCGGGCGCGGCCACGGCGGCGTGCCACCGCATCCGGTAGGACTTGCCGCCCTCCAGGGTGGCCCGCTCGTACGCGGTGCCCGCGGCGGCCCACCAGCCGCCGACCCCGATGCGCCACCGGCCGGGCGTGAAGTACTCGACGCGCTCGGCGTGCGCGACGCCCGCCGAGCCCCAGCCGGTGCCGATCTCGCCGCCCAGGGCCTCGGCCCAGGCGGAGATGATCGGCGGCTCCTGCTCGGTGCCGCCGTGGTAGGCCATGCGCACCGCGGCGAGGTCGGCGGTCCTGGCCACCGTGGTCAGCTGCCGGGGCAGCTGACCGGGCGACGGGTAGGACAGCTCGTACCGGTGGGCGCTGGAGGTCCTGGCGGTGAAGGTGGCCGTCAGCCCGCCCCGCGCGGCCAGCTCGGCGAACCGCTTGCCCGGCGCGTCGTACAGCCGCAGCGTCGGCAGCGCGGCCGGCACCTCGTCGTCCAGCCGAGCCGCCCCGGCGGACTCCTCCAGGACGCCCACCGCCACCGCCGCGCCACCCGCGTCCTTCACGGCCCGGATCCGCGCGTAGACCTCCTCGTAGGTGGTCTCGCCGGGCAGTTCCAGCACGACCAGCTTGTCCTTCGCGTCGACGCCCGCCAGGTCCTCCGGCCTGCCCTGGCCGCCGTGCACCGCCGCCAGCCGCCGGGTGCCGCTCGGCGTCGGCGACCCGCGGAGCCAGCCCACGGGTACCTCGAACCGCTGCGGCCCCTCGGCGAACAGCTCCAGCTCGGCTTCCTGCAACCGGAGGTTGTCGGCGTAGCCGTACCAGGGCACGAACCTGCGCTCCTCCGACTGGGCGTACTGCTCGGTGAAGCGGGGGTCGGCCAGGACGGCGAAGCCCACCGGGCGGTCGGGCTGGTCGGTGACCTCGAACCGGTGCAGCGACCGGTGCACGCCGGCGCGCGCGGCCGGTTGGTCGGTGGTGCGCGAGACCCGCTTGCCCCTGCGCAGGTCGAACGCGAGCGCGGTGGTGCGCGACACCCGCACGTCCGGGTCGACGAAGGTGCTCACCGGGGACGTCCCGCCCGGCCTGGGCGTCTCGGCGAGGCCGACCACCGCGTACCTGCCCGCGGGCACCCGGATCGTCTCCCCCGGCGCGGCGAAGCCCACCGCGCCGTCGTCGAGGCCGACCACCATCACGTCGGCCCGGGAGCCGGCGCCGAGGTCGGTGCCGTCGCGGTCCTTCACCGCCACGGTCAGGTCGTACCTCTCCGGCTCGTCGTGCACGGCCACCGGGGTGCGCAGCCGGGTGCCGTCCGCGGAGGTCGCGGTGAGCACGCCGCTGTAGACGCCCGGCGCGCCGGACCGCGGGGTGAGGGTCAGCGCGACGCTCGCCTGCCCGCCCGCCGGGACCGTCACCCCGGTCGCGGACAGGACGGCCAGCCCGGCGGGCGGGGCGTGGCCCTGGCCGTCGGCGAGGCCCAGCTCCAGCGCCAGGGCGATCGGCGCGCCGGTGGGGTTGGTGTAGGTCACCACGCGCTCGACCGGCTTGGTGCCCGGCCACTTCAGGAAGGCGTTGACCGTGCCGGGCGAGGACCGGACCTGCTGCGCGGTGGCCCGCGCGAGGTCGACCAGGCCGCCGCCGACCGCGAACACGCCGGCGCCCGCCACCGGCGCCGCCGTGCCCACCAGGCCCGCCTTGAGGCGGTCACCGGTCCAGTCGGGGTACCGCTGGGCCAGGATCGCGGCCGCGCCCGCGGTGTGCGGGGTGGCCATCGACGTGCCGGACAGCCTGGTGTAGTGCTCGTCCACCGGGTCGCCGAGCCGCGTGCCCGCGGCCCTGGCCGCGACGATGTCCGAGCCCGGCGCGGCGATCTCCGGCTTGACCGCGGCGTCGGTCAGGCGCGGGCCGCGGCTGGAGAACTCCGACAGGGCGCCGGCCTTGGTGACGCTGCCGACCGCGAGCGCCGCGTCGGCCGACGCGGGGCTGCCGACCGCCTCGTCGCTGCCGTAGTTCCCGGCCGCCACCACGAACAGCGTGCCGTGCTGCTCGCTCAGGGTGTTGAGGGCCCGCGAGGTCGGGTCGGTGCCGTCGGTGGGCGACGAGCCCAGGCTCAGGTTCACCACGTCGGCCCCGACCTCCGCGGCGGCCCACCGCATGCCGGCGATGACGTCGTCGGTCTGGCCCTGGCCGCTGTCGTCGAGCACCTTGCCGACGGCCAGCCGCGCGTCGGGCGCGACGCCCCTGTACCTGCCGCCCGAGGCGGCGCCGGACCCGGCGATGGTGGAGGCCACGTGCGTGCCGTGCCCGTTGCCGTCCCGCGCGCTGCCCGTGCCGCTGAAGTCCCGGCTGACCGCGACCCGGCCGGCCAGGTCGGGGTGCGCGTCGTCGTAGCCGGTGTCCAGCACGGCCACCGTGACACCCCGCCCGGTCAGCCCGGCGGCCCACGCGGCGGGCGCGCCGATCTGCGGGACGCTGACGTCCAGCGACGCCCGGACCCGCTGGTTGAGCCAGATCCGCTCGGCACCGGCGGCCAACCGCGCCGCGCCGGGCGCGCCGCCCGTGATCGCCGACCAGAAGCGGCGCGCGTCGGCCTTGCGCTCGGCCACCGCGGTCAGGCCCAGGTCCGGCAGCTCCCGGTCGACCGAGGCGCCCGCCGGGGCGCTGAACGCCGCCACCTCCGCGTGCTCGACCAGCAGCGGCACCGCGTCGCTGCGCGCGTCGTCGTAGCCCTGCCGGACCAGGCCGGTGACGTTGAACAGCTCCGGGTCCAGCGTCCCGGCCCGCACCAGCGCCATCGCCTCCCGCGGCACCGCGTACAGGTCGGTGTCGGCGCCGCGGGGCCTGGCGTACTGGGCGAACGCGGTGGCCCCGCCGCCCGCCGCCGGTTCGGTGAGCAGCGCCCACCGGCCGTCCGCGCCGCGCGAGACCCGCACCCGGTGCCCGGTGATCAGGGTGACCCACTGCCCGCCGCTCACCGCGCGGGCCTCCGGCGTCGGCGGTGCCGCCGGTGCCGCCGCCGCGCCACCCGTCCCCAGCGGTGCGGTCGCCATGGCGGCGGTCAGCGCGGCGATGCCCGCGACCAGCCGCGATCGTCGTTTCATCAACAATCCCCCATCGGTGGCCCAATCGAACTGCCGTGAGGAATTGACGCCTTCGACCGGGGTCACGTTGCCCGGGTGCCAAAAATGGTTCCCAGTACAGCCGGGGTGGAATTTCCCCTGCCCCGTAATGACATCCGGCCCCACCACGACCGACAGGCGTAGCAGTGTGCCTATGGGGAGGGGAAAGGCATGTCAAAGGGTACGAGACGATTACTGGTCGCGTTGGCGGTCGGGGTGGTGGTCGTGCCGCACGCGTTCCAGCCCTCGGGGGCGGAGCACCAGGCGCACCGGCACGTCGCGGTCACCGCCGACGCGATGGTGCCGACCGCCACCGCCCTGCCGCGCACCGGCTGGGCGGTCACCGCGAGCGGCGAGGAGACCACCGGCGAGGACGGCCGGGCCGCGAACGCGCTCGACGGCGACCCGTCGACGTTCTGGCACAGCCCGTGGACGACACCGGCGCCGCTGCCGCAGTGGATCACCGTCGACATGCGGGAGACGCGGCGGGTGTCGGGCCTGTCCTACACCCCGCGCCCCGGCGGCGGCAACGGCACCGTCGGGCGCTACGAGATCCACCTGAGCACCGACGGCACCACCTGGGGCGAGCCGGTCGCCACCGGCACCGCGGCCGACGACGCCTCGGTCAAGACGCTCGCCTTCGCCGTCGCGCCCGCCCGGTACGTGCGGCTGACGGCGCTGACCGAGGCGGGCGGGCGCGGTCCCTGGGCGACCGCCGCCGAGATCGGCCTGCTGGGCGACCCGGGGGCGCCCGCGCCGACCGCGCGGCTCCCGCGCACGGGGTGGACCGCGACCGCGAGCGACCAGGAGACCACGTCGGCGGGCAACG
This portion of the Saccharothrix syringae genome encodes:
- a CDS encoding flavin reductase family protein, whose amino-acid sequence is MTDLRTALRDFPQAVGIVTAAGAEGPVGVTVSSFTSASLDPPMVVVWIGEGASAWPVLRTAPLFAVHLLHAGQTALSDLFATAGADRFGPATNWTADVDGVPHLLDAPLRLLCRTARRIAVGDHVALVGEPLEVRHHTGSPPLVRFRGRYTSVA
- a CDS encoding DUF3040 domain-containing protein produces the protein MGLSDHEQRALAEIERQLAADDPRFAARLARARSAVRVPKPVRSAVVLLAAYSLGLVTIIAGVTLASPALITLGAVITAALPVRVAVRAWRQQPPAAMPPRVRA
- a CDS encoding NADPH-dependent FMN reductase, producing the protein MSQPLVVGTLVGNPRPASRTRTAALALSEAVRRAAGTAVAPDGPLVDAAELAPSVFEPGATAVREALDRLAAADVLVVASPTYKATYTGLLKAVLDQAPGNWLRGRTAVPLLVAAADRHALAVELHLKPLLAELGAAVPGRGVFVNEAELAADREELVVLLGDRLVEAGWFATPVGVAP
- a CDS encoding NPP1 family protein, translating into MTDRARSTSRAGRTARRLLSALAGATLLAVLVPGAAWADPPQALPGNAAAADAKWQPAFDYDTDGCYPTPAISPTGAVATGLKNSGALNGQCRDQSDLDNTNSYSRSKCNNGWCAYLYDLYFEKDQAVAGIDCCGHRHDIEHVVVWVSNDQAQYVSTSAHGKYSTYPRSQVAWEGTHPKIVYHKDGLSTHCFRLASASEAPENHYGTWQYPDLVSWDGYPAGIRDILVNADFGSASLAIKDSAFNHNLSQAKPSGIPFDPNA
- a CDS encoding S8 family peptidase, with the protein product MKRRSRLVAGIAALTAAMATAPLGTGGAAAAPAAPPTPEARAVSGGQWVTLITGHRVRVSRGADGRWALLTEPAAGGGATAFAQYARPRGADTDLYAVPREAMALVRAGTLDPELFNVTGLVRQGYDDARSDAVPLLVEHAEVAAFSAPAGASVDRELPDLGLTAVAERKADARRFWSAITGGAPGAARLAAGAERIWLNQRVRASLDVSVPQIGAPAAWAAGLTGRGVTVAVLDTGYDDAHPDLAGRVAVSRDFSGTGSARDGNGHGTHVASTIAGSGAASGGRYRGVAPDARLAVGKVLDDSGQGQTDDVIAGMRWAAAEVGADVVNLSLGSSPTDGTDPTSRALNTLSEQHGTLFVVAAGNYGSDEAVGSPASADAALAVGSVTKAGALSEFSSRGPRLTDAAVKPEIAAPGSDIVAARAAGTRLGDPVDEHYTRLSGTSMATPHTAGAAAILAQRYPDWTGDRLKAGLVGTAAPVAGAGVFAVGGGLVDLARATAQQVRSSPGTVNAFLKWPGTKPVERVVTYTNPTGAPIALALELGLADGQGHAPPAGLAVLSATGVTVPAGGQASVALTLTPRSGAPGVYSGVLTATSADGTRLRTPVAVHDEPERYDLTVAVKDRDGTDLGAGSRADVMVVGLDDGAVGFAAPGETIRVPAGRYAVVGLAETPRPGGTSPVSTFVDPDVRVSRTTALAFDLRRGKRVSRTTDQPAARAGVHRSLHRFEVTDQPDRPVGFAVLADPRFTEQYAQSEERRFVPWYGYADNLRLQEAELELFAEGPQRFEVPVGWLRGSPTPSGTRRLAAVHGGQGRPEDLAGVDAKDKLVVLELPGETTYEEVYARIRAVKDAGGAAVAVGVLEESAGAARLDDEVPAALPTLRLYDAPGKRFAELAARGGLTATFTARTSSAHRYELSYPSPGQLPRQLTTVARTADLAAVRMAYHGGTEQEPPIISAWAEALGGEIGTGWGSAGVAHAERVEYFTPGRWRIGVGGWWAAAGTAYERATLEGGKSYRMRWHAAVAAPGFTGTTDNELGRDHPWVWRTGYLLDVTVPFFTDAAGHARAAEPFFGYDRGSTALHRDGRVVGTQDQPGRGVFVLPVEDATYRLTADVSREAPWWPLSTRVSGTWTFRSGFRQGPGGALPLLSVGYAPAVDLHNAAPAGRFSFPVAVSRQDGPHETRSLELEVSFDDGATWAPAPLTRDGAGWTATVDNPAGAFASLRARASDADGNAVEQTVIRAYRVG
- a CDS encoding cytochrome P450, whose protein sequence is MTVQLPFTQEDPLRFPPALSELIGSGSVHRIRTVVGDEGWLVTDYNLVRTLLSDDRLGRAHPAPETAARAGASALFGGPMGDFDTERTDHARLRRLLQPHFTPGRMRALRPRVEAITEQLIDEMARRTPPVDLNDALALPLPILVICELIGVPYADRADFRAWSEAAGDIRDGARSLEGLGKLYEYGRQLIASKHREPGDDVLSRLCQDEDVSDEEAAVLSMSLLFAGHETTVVQIGMGALGLLANPDQWRALRDDPDLVPNAVDEIMRIPGTSGGGVPRYARTDLEIDGVAVKTGDLVLLDIGAANHDPEVFPDPNRVDVTRRAAHHLSFGHGSHYCIGAPLARIELQAVFSRLPVRFPDMRPAVPLEELTMRQDALTGGLTSLPVTW
- a CDS encoding adenosine deaminase family protein → MRTLRTSSVGPAVAAVGLLASGALAGAPPASATTPPEVAVERHLDSIRADPARLDAFLRELPKGGDLHTHLSGAVTTETLIDLAAQDGMCIHVTTHVAAAGPCGPEQRPAADAQGDPAFRAEVIGAWSMEGFQPGGGESGHDHFFAAFGKTGAITGPHRPEMLADVLDKAGRQRESYMETMTTRQGSAVFELARGIEFTEDFAELRRRVLADGRLAAIVAAARQETDRDEARYRELLRCGTAQASPGCGVTLRYIHQVGRTNDPAVVFTYMVYGFELAEADHRNVALNLVQPEDAEVALRDYRLHMRMLDHLRGAYAKGHITLHAGELAPGLVKPEELTYHIREAVEVGHAERVGHAVDVLHEDRWPALMRTMRQRHVMVESPLTSNAQILEVSGEEHPFPTYRAFGVPITLATDDEGISRTDLTREYVRATTDYRLGYRSLKTIARTSLDHAFLEGERLWRGPDDYVLTGACARDRAGSPRPSASCRAFLERNPKAKLQWAQEAAFTDFERRHR